Proteins from a genomic interval of Callospermophilus lateralis isolate mCalLat2 chromosome 1, mCalLat2.hap1, whole genome shotgun sequence:
- the Tex47 gene encoding testis-expressed protein 47, whose product MANLGHSQKGRKRTLPLQALMPQVPRGNYLHLLEEKQRLQLKKFLLHRMFLVANTQAHLEKKEIAEYYEQVFQSILKHHLGEAVTGLLLIYPTSLLHILESSSDTLYQILLDYLDHERKETEYFVQNMKIIVISHNIPTRFFMQWHVSVIKVPVMYLDDVTQSQSLNEVITDFLTQTHKLALHLFKAMKAGAKGPGDNLHQVAPELLLPEQIIKYLLKCEQFMDPQTFMNMYNKPIHVTMDSEVVWPAPSRFYS is encoded by the coding sequence ATGGCCAACCTGGGCCACAGTCAGAAGGGCCGCAAAAGGACTTTACCCTTGCAAGCTCTAATGCCACAAGTACCCCGCGGCAATTATTTGCACCTTCTGGAAGAGAAACAAAGACTACAGCTAAAGAAATTCCTCCTTCATAGGATGTTTCTAGTGGCCAACACACAAGCACACCTGGAGAAAAAAGAAATTGCTGAATACTATGAACAAGTATTTCAGTCGATTTTGAAACATCACCTAGGAGAAGCAGTGACAGGATTATTGCTCATATACCCCACGTCCCTTCTGCATATCCTTGAGTCTTCCAGTGATACCCTCTACCAGATTCTTTTAGATTATCTAGAccatgaaagaaaggaaacagagtaTTTTGTCCAAAACATGAAAATTATAGTCATTTCTCATAACATCCCAACGAGATTCTTCATGCAATGGCACGTTTCAGTCATCAAAGTGCCAGTTATGTATCTTGATGATGTGACACAGTCACAGTCCTTAAATGAGGTCATCACAGATTTCCTCACCCAGACTCATAAACTAGCACTTCACCTTTTTAAGGCTATGAAAGCGGGTGCTAAGGGACCAGGGGATAATTTGCACCAAGTTGCACCTGAGCTACTCCTTCCAGAACAAATCATAAAGTATCTGTTGAAATGTGAACAATTTATGGACCCacaaacattcatgaacatgtaTAATAAACCTATTCACGTTACCATGGATTCTGAGGTGGTCTGGCCTGCTCCTTCCCGTTTCTACAGCTGA